The Pseudomonas pergaminensis nucleotide sequence TCAAGGGCAAGGCCCTCGGCGTGTCCGTCAGCGACTTGCTCGGTGGCCAGGTGCGCGACAAGATCCGCGTGTACTCATGGATCGGCGGCGACCGCCCCGCAGACACCGCCCGCGCTGCCAAAGAGGCCGTAGCCCGAGGCTTCACGGCGGTAAAAATGAACGGCACCGAAGAGCTGCAGTTCGTCGACAGCTTCGAAAAGGTCGACCTGGCCCTGGCCAACGTCGCCGCCGTGCGTGATGCGGTCGGACCCAACGTCGGCATCGGCGTCGACTTCCATGGCCGCGTGCACAAGCCCATGGCCAAGGTGCTGATGAAGGAGCTGGACCCCTACAAGCTGATGTTTATCGAAGAGCCGGTGCTCAGCGAAAACTACGAAGCGCTGAAAGAACTGGCACCGCTGACCAGCACCCCGATTGCCCTGGGCGAGCGCCTGTTCTCGCGCTGGGACTTCAAGCGTGTGCTCAGCGAAGGCTATGTCGACATCATCCAGCCCGATGCTTCCCACGCGGGTGGCATCACCGAAACCCGCAAGATCGCCAACATGGCCGAGGCCTATGACGTGGCCCTGGCACTGCACTGCCCGCTGGGTCCGATTGCCCTGGCGGCGTGTTTGCAACTGGATGCGGTCTGCTACAACGCGTTTATCCAAGAGCAAAGCCTGGGCATTCACTATAACGAGAGCAATGACTTGCTCGACTACGTGCGCGATCCGGGCGTGTTCGACTACGACCAAGGCTTCGTGAAGATTCCCAACGGACCGGGCCTGGGCATCGAGATCAACGAAGAATACGTGATCGAACGCGCTGCCATTGGTCACCGCTGGCGCAACCCGATCTGGCGGCATGCCGACGGCAGCTTCGCCGAGTGGTAATAGTCCTCTGAAGGAACGCGGTAAAAAATGTGGGAGCTGGCTTGCCTGCGAAGGCGGTGGGTCAGCTTGCATCGCTGGCACTGATACACGGTCTTCGCAGGCAAGCCAGCTCCCACATTTAGATCCGGTTCCTTCAGTAAGACTTGTCCTCAACAAACATAAGAAGAGGCACCCCCCATGCACCCTGAATCCTTCACCGGGCAGGCATCTTTAGTCACGCCTACCAGAAAGCGTTTCTTCATCATGGTGCTGCTGTTTATCACCGTGGTGATCAACTACCTCGACCGCAGCAACCTGTCCATCGCCGCCCCGGCACTGACCAGCGAACTGGGCATCGACCCAGTGCACGTCGGGCTGATTTTCTCCGCGTTCGGCTGGACCTATGCAGCCATGCAGATCCCTGGCGGCTGGCTGGTGGACCGCGTGCCGCCGCGCATTCTCTATACCGTCGCACTGATCTTGTGGTCCATCGCCACCGTGATGCTCGGCTTCGCTGCCAGCTTTATTGCGTTGTTCGTGCTGCGCATGGCGGTGGGGGCCCTGGAAGCCCCGGCGTATCCGATCAACAGCCGCGTGGTCACCACCTGGTTTCCCGAGCGCGAACGCGCCACGGCGATTGGCTTCTACACCTCCGGGCAGTTTGTCGGGCTGGCATTCCTCACGCCGGTACTGGCCTGGCTGCAACACGCCTTCGGCTGGCACATGGTGTTTGTCGTCACCGGTGGCGTTGGCATCCTGTGGGGGATCATCTGGTACGCGGTGTATCGCGAGCCGAAGGATTTCAAAGGCGCCAACGCCGCTGAAATCGAGCTGATCCGCGAAGGCGGCGGCCTGGTGGACATGCAGGAAAAAACCGCCAAGGCCCCGTTCAGTTGGGTCGACCTGGGGATCGTGCTGAGCAAGCGCAAACTCTGGGGCATCTACCTGGGGCAGTTCTGCCTGAACTCCACGCTGTGGTTTTTCCTGACGTGGTTCCCCACCTACCTGGTGAAATATCGCGGGATGGACTTCATCAAATCCGGCCTGCTGGCATCGTTGCCGTTCCTGGCGGCGTTTGTCGGCGTCCTGTGTTCCGGGATCTTTTCCGACTGGCTGATTCGTCGCGGCGCGTCGGTGGGGTTTGCGCGCAAGTTGCCGATCATTGGCGGGCTGCTGATTTCCACGGCGATCATCGGCGCCAACTATGTCGACTCGACGGCCTGGGTGATTGCGTTCCTGGCGGTGGCGTTCTTTGGCAATGGCCTGGCTTCGATTACCTGGTCGCTGGTGTCGACCCTGGCACCGGCGCGCCTGTTGGGGCTGACCGGTGGGGTGTTCAACTTCATCGGCAACCTGTCGGCGATTGCCACGCCGATTGTGATCGGCTTTTTGGCCAGCGGTGATTCGTTTGCGCCGGCGATTACCTATATCGCGGTGCTGGCCCTGCTCGGGGCGCTTTCCTACGTGTTGCTGGTCGGTAAAGTCGAGCGGATCGAGTTGTAAAAACGGGCGACCTTGCGGTCGCCCTTTTTCATTTCGGCTCAGGGCACCGACATCTCGTTACGGAACACATTCAGCGGGTCCCAGCGCTGCTTGGTGCGGCGCAGGCGGCTTTCAATCATGAGGTCGGGGAAGAAGATCTTGTACCACTGCGGGTTGGGTCCCTTGCTGGGGTCGCCGTCGATAAACAGCATGTCGCGGTCGGGGTAATTGATGTAGCACCCTTCGAACTGGGCATTGACCGGAACGCCGTTGTCATTGGCAAATGCCGCGAAAAACAGTCCCTGGATCCATTGCGCATGGGCTTGATCCGAAGCGCTGCTTTCGTCACGCCAGTAGCATTGTGGTTGCCACTTCAAGTAGGACGAACGCTGTGCAACCGATGATTCCCGCCGCACGGCGGCGCTGGCCTGATTGATTTGCCCACCGAAGGACTGGATCTGGATCAGGCTTTGAGTCAGCCGTTTATCGGGATCGTCCCACGTCAGCGTGTCCCAGATCGCCTGCAGCACAGTGGCGGTGAAAATACCCTTCTGGTAGGCCGACTTATACCGGCCACGCTGGTTGGGCCCTGAGCCGTTGAGTGTCTGCTGGCAATGCAGCCAATCCATTCGACGGGTCGCCGCCAGGGCAGACGTCAGTGAATTGATCGTCGGCCCTGGCGGGTTGCTGCGTGGCAGGTGGGTCGTTGGGGAAGGACTCAGGCATTCGGTGGCAGGAATGCCGATGGCATTGAGCATCGACCTGACAAAGTCTTCAAAGGGCGCTTGATCATTCAACTCGCCCTGCTTGTCCACGTAATGAACATCCATCGTGACGTTGCCAGTGTTCTGATGGCGCATCTCCAGTTTGGTCGCCAGGCCCCAGGTGTCCGGGTTGGCCTGGTTGCGGGC carries:
- the dgoD gene encoding galactonate dehydratase translates to MKITKLTTFIVPPRWCFLKVETDQGVTGWGEPVVEGRAHTVAAAVEELSDYLIGKDPRNIEDIWTVLYRGGFYRGGAVHMSALAGIDQALWDIKGKALGVSVSDLLGGQVRDKIRVYSWIGGDRPADTARAAKEAVARGFTAVKMNGTEELQFVDSFEKVDLALANVAAVRDAVGPNVGIGVDFHGRVHKPMAKVLMKELDPYKLMFIEEPVLSENYEALKELAPLTSTPIALGERLFSRWDFKRVLSEGYVDIIQPDASHAGGITETRKIANMAEAYDVALALHCPLGPIALAACLQLDAVCYNAFIQEQSLGIHYNESNDLLDYVRDPGVFDYDQGFVKIPNGPGLGIEINEEYVIERAAIGHRWRNPIWRHADGSFAEW
- a CDS encoding MFS transporter, which translates into the protein MHPESFTGQASLVTPTRKRFFIMVLLFITVVINYLDRSNLSIAAPALTSELGIDPVHVGLIFSAFGWTYAAMQIPGGWLVDRVPPRILYTVALILWSIATVMLGFAASFIALFVLRMAVGALEAPAYPINSRVVTTWFPERERATAIGFYTSGQFVGLAFLTPVLAWLQHAFGWHMVFVVTGGVGILWGIIWYAVYREPKDFKGANAAEIELIREGGGLVDMQEKTAKAPFSWVDLGIVLSKRKLWGIYLGQFCLNSTLWFFLTWFPTYLVKYRGMDFIKSGLLASLPFLAAFVGVLCSGIFSDWLIRRGASVGFARKLPIIGGLLISTAIIGANYVDSTAWVIAFLAVAFFGNGLASITWSLVSTLAPARLLGLTGGVFNFIGNLSAIATPIVIGFLASGDSFAPAITYIAVLALLGALSYVLLVGKVERIEL
- a CDS encoding BBE domain-containing protein, with amino-acid sequence MAFDLITAADRRHSTLQKGFNLRWPLGNVQGESSSNGANLIYLCYSPQDIIDAAAQALAIPDGRITVRSGGHCYEGFVANKMPDSPNEVLSIIDISQLNQVVYDATGQITSQLVPASPHRYSYRLEAGGQNWDAYVALYKLANTSLPGGSCYSVGLGGHICGGGYGVLSRKDGLVCDWLSGVDILVPNAQGNGLVPVHVARNSAQQDELDLFAACCGAGGGQFGIITSYYFERLPQAPKEVLWLVLEWDWSLLTKPALDRLLAAYQDWFARNQANPDTWGLATKLEMRHQNTGNVTMDVHYVDKQGELNDQAPFEDFVRSMLNAIGIPATECLSPSPTTHLPRSNPPGPTINSLTSALAATRRMDWLHCQQTLNGSGPNQRGRYKSAYQKGIFTATVLQAIWDTLTWDDPDKRLTQSLIQIQSFGGQINQASAAVRRESSVAQRSSYLKWQPQCYWRDESSASDQAHAQWIQGLFFAAFANDNGVPVNAQFEGCYINYPDRDMLFIDGDPSKGPNPQWYKIFFPDLMIESRLRRTKQRWDPLNVFRNEMSVP